From Rhinolophus sinicus isolate RSC01 linkage group LG15, ASM3656204v1, whole genome shotgun sequence, the proteins below share one genomic window:
- the RCVRN gene encoding recoverin, producing the protein MGNSKSGSLSKDILEELQLNTKFTAEELRAWYQSFRKECPSGRITRQQFQSIYAKFFPDSDPKAYAEHVFRSFDANSDGTLDFKEYVIALHMTTAGRPNQKLEWAFSLYDVDGNGAISKNEVLEIVMAIFKMISPEDVKHLPDDENTPEKRAEKIWGFFGKKDDDKLTEEEFIERTLANREILRLIQFEPQKVKERLNEKEKNP; encoded by the exons ATGGGAAACAGCAAAAGCGGGTCCCTGTCCAAGGACATCCTGGAGGAGCTGCAGCTGAACACCAAGTTCACGGCGGAGGAGCTGCGTGCCTGGTACCAGTCCTTCCGGAAGGAGTGCCCCAGCGGCCGCATCACGCGGCAGCAGTTCCAGAGCATCTACGCCAAGTTCTTCCCCGACTCTGACCCCAAGGCCTACGCTGAGCACGTGTTCCGCAGCTTCGATGCCAACAGCGACGGCACCCTGGACTTCAAGGAGTACGTCATCGCCCTCCACATGACCACCGCGGGCAGGCCCAACCAGAAGCTGGAGTGGGCCTTCTCCCTGTACGACGTGGACGGCAATGGGGCCATCAGCAAGAACGAAGTGCTCGAGATTGTCATG GCGATTTTCAAAATGATCAGTCCTGAGGACGTGAAACACCTTCCAGATGATGAAAATACCCCTGAGAAGCGAGCTGAGAAGATCTGGGGCTTCTTTGGAAAGAAAGATGATG ATAAACTTACAGAGGAAGAGTTCATCGAGAGGACCCTGGCCAATAGGGAAATTCTGCGACTGATCCAATTTGAGCCTCAAAAAGTGaaggaaagattaaatgaaaaggaaaagaacccTTGA